The Myxococcales bacterium genome includes the window CATCGAAATATAGTAGGTAAAGGCCGCGTTACGCGACGCGACCATGGCCGCGCGATCAAGGCCGCTTGTAGGCGCCAGCAGCGGCACCGAGCCAACGCCGTGCGCTGCGAGCGGTCGCGAAATTTCGTCGAGTTCCTCGAGCGGCACATCGACGACGAGCACGGCGTCGACGCGCGCGTCGCGACACGCGCTCGCGAACACCGACGGGCCCATGATCCAAATTGGATTGTAATAGCCAAAGAGCACGATGCCGGTCTGCGGGCTCGCCTTGGCGATCGCCGCCGCGCCCGCGAGCGCGCCATGCAGCGATGCGCCGGCCGCGAGGGCCTGCTCCATGGCGGCAACGATCACCGGGCCATCGGCGCTGGGATCGGAAAAAGGCACGCCAAGCTCGATAATATCCGCGCCGGCGCGTGCGGCGGCAAGCGCGCACTCAAGGCTAACGGCCGCCGTGGGATAGCCAAACGTGTGATACGTGATCAGCGCGGCACGGCCGCTTGCGTGGGCTGAGGCAAAGCAGTGGCGGAGGCGCGCGGCGCCGGCGGGCACGTCGCTCATGCGGACTCCTTCGCGAGATGCGCCGCGACGGTGTGCATATCCTTATCGCCTCGCCCCGAGATGTTAACGACGATGGGTTTACCTTTACCAACCGCGGCAATGACATCGGGCAAGGCGGCCACCGCATGCGCGCTCTCAAGCGCACACAAGATGCCTTCGAGACGCGCCAGCTGCGACATGCCCGCCAAGGCCTCTGCGTCGGTGCGGGCCAAATAGGTCACGCGCCCGGTGGCGTGCCAATAGGCGTGCTCCGGGCCAACGCCGGGGTAGTCGAGGCCTGCGCTAATCGAGTGCGGTTCGATGATCTGTCCGATCGCGGCGCCCTCGCGCTCGCAGAGCACGAGCGATTTGGCGCCGTGCAACACGCCGATCACCCCGCGCGAAATTGTCGCCGCGTGCCGGTCGGTGTCGAGACCATCGCCCGCGGCCTCGACGCCAAACAGGCGAATCTCGCCATGGGGCACCATCGGCGCAAAGAGCCCGGCGGCGTTCGAGCCGCCACCCACGCAGGCGACCGCGGCATCAGGCAGGTCGCCGGTGAGCTGGCGCGTTTGCTCAAGTGCTTCGCGACCAATGACCGCCTGCAGGTCGCGCACGATTTCCGGATACGGATGGGGGCCCGCCACCGAGCCGATAATGTAGTGGGTGTGGCCGACGTTGGTCACCCAGTCGCGCAGCGCCTCGTTGAGCGCGTCCTTGAGCGTGGCGCTGCCTGCGGCGACGGCGTGAACGGTCGCCCCTAGCATGCGCATGCGCAAGACATTGAGTTGTTGGCGCTCGACGTCGCGCGCGCCCATATAGATTTCGCAGGGCAAATCGAACATGGCGCATACCGTGGCCGTTGCGACGCCATGCTGGCCGGCCCCGGTTTCGGCGATGATGCGCGTCTTGCCGAGGCGTTTAGCGAGCAGCACCTGCCCGATGCAATTGTTGATCTTGTGCGAGCCGGTATGATTTAGATCTTCGCGCTTGAGCAGCAGCCGCGCGCCGAGCGCCTCGCTGAGCCGCGGGGCCTCGGTCAGCAGCGAGGGCCGACCAACGGTATCGCGGAGATATCGATCGTAGAGCTGCCAATATGCGGGGTCGGCCTTGGCGGCGCTCCACGCGCTGGTCAATTGATGCAGCGCTGGCATCAAGGTCTCGGCGACGTATTGGCCACCGAAGGCGCCGTACCGGCCAGGCGTGGCCTCCCCTACCGGCTTGGGCTCATGCATGGGCGCATCATGGCATGTTCGGGGTGCCGCGGCGGCGCGCCTGCTGCACAAATGCGGACACCTTCGCGAGGTCCTTGTGCCCGGGCGCGAGCTCTACCCCTGAGGCGACGTCGACACACCACGGCTGCGCCTGCGCGATGGCGAGGCCAACGTTGCCGGGTTGTAGGCCGCCCGCGAGGACGACAGGCAAGCTTGACGACGCGATCACGGCGCGCGCCTGCATCCAGTCGATGACCTGTCCGGTGCCGCCTGGCACGGCACCTTGCGTCACGGCCGCGTCCAAAACGAGCGCACCGACGCCGACGGCTTGCCACGCCGCGGATGGCATCGCCGCAAGTGAAGGCAGGGTGCACGCCTTCCACACCGGCACGCCCGCGTCGACGAGCATGCGGGCACATGCGGGCGACTCGTCACCATGAAGCTGCGCAATATCGATCAGGCCGGCGCGGTGGTGCGTGACGATCGCGGCTACCTCTTGATCGACATAGATGCCGACGACGCGCAGCGTGGACCCCGCCGTCGTCGCGGCCTCGCGCGCCGCATTCACCACGATGTCGGCGA containing:
- the trpA gene encoding tryptophan synthase subunit alpha; the protein is MSDVPAGAARLRHCFASAHASGRAALITYHTFGYPTAAVSLECALAAARAGADIIELGVPFSDPSADGPVIVAAMEQALAAGASLHGALAGAAAIAKASPQTGIVLFGYYNPIWIMGPSVFASACRDARVDAVLVVDVPLEELDEISRPLAAHGVGSVPLLAPTSGLDRAAMVASRNAAFTYYISMAGVTGAAAVPVSPARIADLRAATNGPVAVGFGIKTPSDVAALAPHADGVVVGSRLVAEIGAGDPATAAARTGALVTALAAATRRT
- the trpB gene encoding tryptophan synthase subunit beta — its product is MHEPKPVGEATPGRYGAFGGQYVAETLMPALHQLTSAWSAAKADPAYWQLYDRYLRDTVGRPSLLTEAPRLSEALGARLLLKREDLNHTGSHKINNCIGQVLLAKRLGKTRIIAETGAGQHGVATATVCAMFDLPCEIYMGARDVERQQLNVLRMRMLGATVHAVAAGSATLKDALNEALRDWVTNVGHTHYIIGSVAGPHPYPEIVRDLQAVIGREALEQTRQLTGDLPDAAVACVGGGSNAAGLFAPMVPHGEIRLFGVEAAGDGLDTDRHAATISRGVIGVLHGAKSLVLCEREGAAIGQIIEPHSISAGLDYPGVGPEHAYWHATGRVTYLARTDAEALAGMSQLARLEGILCALESAHAVAALPDVIAAVGKGKPIVVNISGRGDKDMHTVAAHLAKESA
- a CDS encoding phosphoribosylanthranilate isomerase, with product MTLVKICGVTTPLDAAAIAHAGADFVGINFAPRSPRLISARVADIVVNAAREAATTAGSTLRVVGIYVDQEVAAIVTHHRAGLIDIAQLHGDESPACARMLVDAGVPVWKACTLPSLAAMPSAAWQAVGVGALVLDAAVTQGAVPGGTGQVIDWMQARAVIASSSLPVVLAGGLQPGNVGLAIAQAQPWCVDVASGVELAPGHKDLAKVSAFVQQARRRGTPNMP